A stretch of Bradyrhizobium sp. CCBAU 53338 DNA encodes these proteins:
- a CDS encoding methyl-accepting chemotaxis protein — protein MLKHVTLTAVLMTAISLVSSVVTVVLSVDALDSYRKLRTAEQVSGIAQASSSAFRAMHNLRTARSITPRALDGPKPIETDLQADLAKIRSKLRQALAELISDLQAVHSGSQDPAISLSAEIDAFSRLDENAFEAIKKPPAERPEGIGREYTDASSLLMSHLESLSTELASQVRYKDPLVDRLMALKQLAWLLRNSGGEATVLVAQNLEVFQQGPATRQTYARLLGKTEAVWSSIESLVSGGELPASIRAAIDATKSGYFGQEYVTPRDRLFEMASRGEKADMSVAQWVNFSLARLSTAVNLAERALEAAQQHAVERKGSAQRSLIFQLTLLACAIALAAGCMLAVRRYVILPLRCLRDATIELANGNTVVETPFAERNDEIGQLAGALQTFKENAVAKKRIEEEQQQHDLRAVERQHHIERQIGEFEQQMARSLASLAAASDQMRNTSANISLLSSDASTQVQSTEQASELASLNVQSVASASEELSATINEISRRAAQAADIAARAVEQATKTDMTVQGLADSASRIGEVVELITTIAGQTNLLALNATIEAARAGESGRGFAVVASEVKSLANQTAKATEEIAGQISAVQGVASQAVHAIKAIEETIGQVSDVASSIAMAVGEQGTATRDISANTQQAAEGTRKVSQNIARVSKAAEATGVAAHDVASAAKVLDSETQELRVQINTFLSGIRAA, from the coding sequence ATGCTGAAGCATGTCACTCTGACGGCTGTTCTGATGACCGCGATCTCCCTAGTCTCTTCAGTGGTGACTGTGGTGCTCTCCGTGGATGCATTGGATTCCTATCGAAAGCTACGCACCGCTGAGCAGGTCTCTGGGATCGCTCAAGCCTCCTCAAGCGCCTTCCGAGCTATGCACAATCTGCGTACGGCTCGAAGCATTACGCCCCGCGCTTTGGATGGCCCTAAGCCAATCGAGACCGATCTTCAAGCTGATCTTGCGAAGATCCGTTCCAAACTTCGCCAAGCCTTGGCCGAACTGATTTCGGATCTCCAGGCGGTTCATTCCGGATCGCAGGACCCGGCGATTTCATTGTCTGCTGAAATCGATGCGTTCTCGCGCCTCGATGAAAATGCCTTCGAGGCGATCAAGAAGCCTCCGGCTGAGCGCCCGGAAGGTATCGGAAGAGAATACACAGATGCGAGCTCGCTCTTGATGAGCCATCTCGAGAGCCTCTCGACCGAACTTGCCTCGCAAGTGAGATACAAGGACCCGCTAGTGGATCGGCTCATGGCGTTAAAGCAGCTCGCTTGGCTGCTGCGCAATTCTGGTGGCGAAGCGACTGTTCTCGTCGCGCAAAATCTGGAAGTGTTCCAGCAAGGCCCTGCGACACGGCAGACCTATGCGCGCCTGCTTGGGAAAACGGAGGCTGTGTGGTCTTCTATCGAGAGCCTCGTCTCGGGCGGCGAGCTGCCCGCATCCATTAGAGCGGCAATTGATGCGACAAAATCCGGCTACTTCGGGCAGGAGTATGTTACACCGCGAGATCGGCTTTTCGAAATGGCTTCTAGAGGAGAGAAGGCCGATATGAGTGTCGCGCAATGGGTAAACTTCAGCCTCGCGCGGCTCTCGACGGCGGTTAATCTCGCCGAGCGCGCGCTTGAGGCCGCTCAGCAGCACGCGGTCGAGCGAAAAGGATCGGCGCAGCGCAGTTTGATATTCCAGCTGACGCTACTTGCCTGCGCGATAGCACTCGCGGCTGGGTGCATGCTGGCGGTCCGACGCTATGTGATCCTTCCTCTCAGATGTCTGCGCGACGCAACCATCGAATTGGCGAACGGCAACACCGTCGTTGAGACCCCGTTCGCCGAGCGGAATGACGAAATCGGTCAGCTCGCAGGTGCGCTGCAGACATTCAAGGAAAATGCAGTTGCAAAAAAGCGCATCGAAGAGGAGCAGCAGCAACACGATTTGAGGGCCGTAGAGCGGCAGCATCACATAGAAAGACAAATCGGTGAGTTTGAACAGCAGATGGCACGCAGCCTTGCATCGCTGGCAGCCGCATCCGATCAGATGCGAAACACCTCCGCCAATATCTCCTTGTTATCGTCCGATGCGAGCACACAGGTGCAGTCTACCGAGCAGGCCTCGGAGCTGGCATCGTTGAACGTCCAAAGTGTGGCGTCAGCTTCGGAGGAGCTTAGCGCGACCATTAACGAAATCAGTCGACGCGCGGCGCAGGCTGCGGACATCGCAGCACGTGCGGTGGAGCAAGCCACCAAGACGGACATGACGGTGCAGGGCTTGGCCGACAGCGCGAGCCGTATCGGAGAAGTTGTGGAACTGATCACCACCATTGCTGGCCAGACAAACTTGCTTGCTCTGAATGCGACTATCGAAGCCGCGCGTGCCGGAGAGTCGGGTAGGGGCTTTGCAGTAGTGGCATCGGAAGTGAAGTCACTTGCAAATCAAACGGCGAAGGCGACTGAGGAGATTGCCGGACAGATTTCGGCCGTTCAGGGTGTAGCAAGCCAAGCGGTCCACGCGATCAAAGCTATTGAGGAGACGATCGGACAGGTGAGCGACGTGGCCTCCTCCATCGCTATGGCGGTCGGGGAGCAAGGGACCGCGACCCGCGACATTAGCGCCAACACTCAGCAGGCTGCTGAGGGGACTCGAAAGGTTTCGCAGAACATCGCGAGGGTAAGCAAGGCGGCCGAAGCGACTGGCGTGGCTGCGCACGATGTCGCGTCGGCAGCGAAGGTCCTGGACTCGGAGACGCAGGAGCTTCGGGTCCAGATCAACACGTTCTTGAGCGGGATCCGAGCTGCTTAG
- a CDS encoding glutathione S-transferase family protein, protein MQSPELTLWGVGTSRTVRAHWALHELGLPYETKPIGPRTGETKTAEYTKLNPRQKIPLLQDGDFCIGESAAIVAYLARTYPAPGRTLMPETQREYAAWLEWCFFIVTELDSTSLYVMRRHSANALGPIYGVAPEVVAKAAEYFCQQLRHVEVALGDGRTYLMGDRFTSADILLTTCLDWAVAYGINICDNAHPYLERMHQRTAYQSSAAANFPAAPIVPAAGAS, encoded by the coding sequence ATGCAATCTCCAGAGCTGACATTGTGGGGCGTTGGCACAAGCCGGACGGTGCGTGCACACTGGGCACTGCACGAACTGGGCTTGCCCTACGAGACGAAGCCGATCGGCCCACGAACTGGTGAAACCAAGACGGCGGAATACACGAAGCTCAATCCCCGCCAAAAGATTCCGCTCCTGCAGGACGGCGACTTCTGCATCGGGGAGAGCGCGGCGATCGTAGCCTATCTCGCGCGCACGTATCCCGCACCTGGTAGGACTCTGATGCCGGAGACACAGCGCGAGTACGCGGCTTGGCTCGAGTGGTGTTTCTTCATTGTGACCGAGCTTGATTCGACGAGCCTCTACGTAATGCGTCGCCACAGTGCCAATGCACTGGGCCCGATCTACGGAGTGGCGCCCGAAGTAGTTGCGAAGGCGGCCGAATATTTCTGCCAACAGCTCCGCCATGTGGAGGTGGCGCTCGGAGACGGTCGCACTTACCTGATGGGCGACCGATTCACCAGCGCCGATATTCTCTTAACGACATGTCTGGACTGGGCAGTCGCATATGGCATCAATATCTGCGATAACGCCCACCCATATCTTGAACGCATGCATCAGCGAACGGCCTACCAGAGCAGTGCGGCTGCGAACTTTCCGGCCGCACCGATCGTGCCCGCAGCGGGCGCGAGCTGA
- a CDS encoding SDR family NAD(P)-dependent oxidoreductase, whose translation MATSRGVAILVGAGDAIGAAVARRFAEGGYTICICRRDGTKSQGLVDELKAAGHDIHAISVDARQESEVQALFARVEKEIGPIEVCLFNAGSNVNKPLLETTEKLFFKAWELACYAGFLVGREAARYMVERGRGTILFTGATASVRGGVGFTAFSSAKFGLRAVAQAMARELGPKNIHVAHLIIDSGVDSPAIHQRMKAAAGIEASDIPADSLAKTTSIANAYLFVHQQSRDGWTHELDLRPSVEKW comes from the coding sequence ATGGCGACCAGCCGCGGGGTAGCGATCTTAGTGGGTGCGGGCGATGCGATTGGAGCGGCCGTAGCTCGGCGCTTCGCCGAGGGCGGGTATACGATCTGTATCTGCCGTCGCGACGGCACCAAATCGCAGGGCCTTGTCGATGAATTGAAGGCTGCCGGCCACGATATACATGCCATCAGCGTCGATGCGCGGCAGGAATCAGAGGTGCAGGCCCTCTTCGCACGGGTGGAAAAGGAAATCGGACCCATTGAGGTCTGCTTGTTCAATGCCGGCTCCAACGTGAACAAACCCCTCCTCGAGACCACCGAAAAGCTGTTCTTCAAAGCTTGGGAGCTTGCTTGCTACGCCGGCTTTCTGGTGGGGCGTGAAGCGGCACGCTACATGGTGGAGCGCGGACGCGGCACAATCCTCTTCACCGGCGCGACTGCAAGCGTCCGCGGCGGCGTCGGCTTTACAGCCTTCTCGTCTGCTAAATTTGGCTTGCGTGCAGTCGCACAGGCGATGGCCCGAGAGTTGGGCCCTAAGAATATCCATGTCGCGCACCTGATCATCGATTCTGGCGTCGATAGCCCAGCGATCCATCAGCGGATGAAGGCGGCCGCCGGGATTGAGGCAAGCGATATTCCCGCGGACAGCCTGGCAAAAACTACGTCGATCGCCAACGCTTACTTGTTCGTGCATCAGCAAAGTCGAGACGGCTGGACACATGAATTGGATCTGCGCCCGTCAGTGGAGAAATGGTGA
- a CDS encoding ABC transporter substrate-binding protein yields the protein MSRTLALTILLSLSMASSAMAQTPGVTESEIKIGATYPFSGPASSLSNTGKGMMAYVKRINDDGGINGRKINLILYDDAYSPPKTVEQTRKLIESDEVAFLFGPLGTPGISATIKYVNAKKIPHLFVVSGVTRFTNFNEFPMTTTAITSYFTEGRIYAKYISQVRPNAKIAVLYQNDDLGKDFVQAFRSHFKDEFDKKVVLSSYEVSEPTIDSHVVTLKASGAEALLLAGTPKFAAQAIRKADEIGWKPLIVLNFVSSSVSSTIVPAGPERATGVVAATMTKDVADKQWADDPGMKWYREYFAKYLPGADIGDGNYVFGTQLGQLLEQVLKQCGNDLSRENIVKQSRSIHGLVLPTVLPGVVINTGPDNSMAYTQMRLQRWTGTSWEQFGDVMTADSN from the coding sequence ATGTCCAGGACACTTGCGCTCACCATTTTGCTTTCGCTCTCGATGGCGAGCTCAGCTATGGCTCAAACGCCGGGCGTGACTGAAAGCGAGATCAAGATCGGAGCGACTTACCCATTCAGCGGACCTGCCTCGTCGCTCAGCAACACCGGCAAAGGCATGATGGCGTATGTGAAGAGGATAAATGATGATGGCGGCATCAACGGACGCAAGATCAACTTGATCCTGTACGACGATGCCTACAGTCCGCCGAAGACTGTGGAGCAAACCCGGAAGTTGATCGAAAGCGACGAGGTCGCTTTTCTGTTCGGGCCGCTCGGCACGCCGGGTATCAGCGCTACCATCAAATACGTGAACGCGAAGAAGATCCCCCATCTATTCGTCGTTAGCGGAGTTACTCGGTTTACGAATTTCAACGAATTTCCGATGACGACTACGGCGATAACCAGCTATTTCACCGAGGGAAGAATATACGCGAAATATATCTCTCAAGTGCGCCCTAACGCGAAAATCGCGGTCCTGTATCAGAACGATGATCTGGGCAAAGATTTCGTTCAAGCGTTTAGGAGCCATTTTAAAGATGAGTTCGATAAGAAAGTCGTTCTGTCGTCCTATGAAGTTTCAGAGCCGACAATAGATTCGCATGTAGTTACCCTCAAAGCCTCAGGAGCGGAGGCTTTGCTACTTGCGGGCACGCCCAAATTCGCGGCCCAAGCGATCAGAAAGGCAGACGAGATTGGCTGGAAGCCACTCATCGTTCTCAACTTTGTCTCAAGCTCGGTCTCTTCCACCATTGTACCGGCAGGGCCGGAGAGGGCGACGGGGGTCGTCGCAGCGACCATGACGAAAGATGTGGCAGATAAGCAGTGGGCCGACGACCCTGGCATGAAGTGGTATCGTGAGTACTTCGCCAAGTATCTTCCAGGGGCCGACATCGGCGACGGGAATTACGTATTCGGCACGCAACTTGGTCAGCTCCTTGAGCAGGTGCTCAAGCAGTGCGGAAACGATCTGTCACGCGAAAACATCGTGAAACAGTCGCGAAGTATCCACGGCCTCGTCTTGCCGACCGTGTTGCCTGGCGTAGTCATCAATACGGGCCCCGACAATAGCATGGCTTACACGCAAATGCGGCTGCAACGTTGGACTGGGACCAGCTGGGAACAGTTCGGTGATGTGATGACTGCCGATAGCAACTAG
- a CDS encoding FAD-dependent oxidoreductase, producing MRNTKFDYDWLVIGSGFGGSVSALRLAEKGYRVGVLERGRRYRDQDFPKSTWDLGKFVWAPMLGLKGILRMALFRHVFALSGAGVGGGSLVYSNTLYRAKSEFFENAQWSALGSWNELLQPHYDTAEQMLGVTPVPFDSVNQQLIREMARHFGTEGTFTRTPCAVYFGEPNKTVEDPYFGGEGPDRTGCTRCGACMVGCRVGAKNTLVKNYLWFAEKRGAKILAEREVVDVSPLGAADGSEGYRVTSERPGAWFARGRQTHTARGVVFAGGSLGTNELLANCKHGGSLPKVSDRLGELVRTNSESILAVRLPDDRKTWNDVATSCSVHVNRDTHIEFVTYGRNADFIGGLYTVLVGKGTPATRPLKWVGSMLMHPVLGLRTLLPLGWSRHAVMLLVMQALDNAITLRAKKRWFGRGYRLATAQNLDKPNPTYIESGNQAAQWLADHTGGIAQSNLLEALGNIPTTVHLLGGAVIGADAASGVIDRQLRVFGYQNLLVCDGAAMPANPGVNPSLTITALAEYAMAQTPAASPERSCGMKGL from the coding sequence TTGAGGAATACGAAGTTTGACTACGATTGGCTTGTCATAGGCTCCGGGTTTGGCGGCAGCGTCTCGGCGCTACGCCTTGCGGAGAAGGGCTATCGTGTCGGCGTGCTGGAACGAGGCAGGCGCTATCGCGACCAGGATTTCCCTAAGTCCACCTGGGATTTGGGCAAGTTCGTTTGGGCTCCAATGCTGGGCCTGAAGGGAATATTGCGGATGGCTCTGTTTCGACACGTCTTTGCCCTCAGTGGCGCGGGCGTCGGTGGCGGCAGCCTCGTGTACTCCAACACGCTCTATCGCGCCAAGTCCGAGTTCTTCGAGAATGCGCAGTGGTCCGCGCTCGGCAGCTGGAACGAGCTTCTGCAGCCCCATTACGACACGGCCGAGCAGATGCTTGGCGTGACGCCCGTGCCATTCGACTCGGTCAATCAGCAACTGATCCGCGAGATGGCGCGTCACTTTGGAACCGAAGGCACGTTCACCCGTACGCCTTGCGCCGTGTACTTTGGCGAACCGAACAAGACAGTCGAAGATCCTTACTTCGGGGGAGAAGGGCCCGACCGGACCGGGTGCACGCGTTGCGGCGCCTGCATGGTGGGTTGCCGCGTCGGCGCTAAGAACACGCTTGTTAAGAACTACCTGTGGTTCGCCGAAAAGCGCGGCGCGAAAATCCTGGCAGAGCGAGAGGTCGTTGACGTTAGCCCGCTCGGTGCGGCCGACGGTAGCGAAGGTTACCGCGTGACAAGCGAGCGCCCTGGTGCCTGGTTCGCTCGCGGCCGGCAGACCCATACGGCGCGGGGCGTGGTCTTCGCCGGCGGCTCACTCGGGACCAACGAACTGCTGGCTAACTGCAAGCACGGCGGCTCTCTGCCAAAAGTTAGCGATCGTCTGGGTGAGCTGGTGCGTACCAACAGTGAATCGATTCTCGCGGTGCGACTGCCGGATGATCGCAAGACATGGAATGACGTCGCCACCAGCTGCAGCGTGCACGTCAACCGTGACACCCACATCGAGTTTGTCACCTATGGCCGCAACGCCGACTTCATAGGCGGGCTCTACACGGTGTTGGTTGGCAAGGGAACGCCTGCAACGCGACCATTGAAATGGGTGGGTAGCATGTTGATGCACCCGGTTCTGGGGCTCAGGACGTTATTGCCCCTGGGCTGGAGCCGGCACGCGGTGATGCTTTTGGTAATGCAGGCTCTCGACAATGCGATCACGCTACGCGCCAAGAAACGCTGGTTCGGCCGCGGCTATCGGCTTGCCACCGCACAGAACCTCGATAAACCGAACCCGACCTACATCGAGAGCGGCAATCAGGCGGCCCAGTGGCTGGCCGATCACACGGGCGGCATCGCCCAAAGCAACTTGCTCGAGGCGCTGGGCAACATACCGACTACAGTGCATCTACTCGGCGGCGCCGTGATCGGCGCTGACGCGGCGAGCGGCGTAATTGATCGTCAGCTCCGCGTCTTCGGTTATCAAAACCTGCTCGTGTGCGACGGCGCGGCGATGCCGGCAAATCCCGGAGTCAATCCATCGCTGACGATCACGGCACTCGCGGAGTACGCCATGGCGCAGACACCAGCGGCGAGTCCGGAACGATCCTGCGGTATGAAAGGGCTTTGA
- a CDS encoding CaiB/BaiF CoA-transferase family protein translates to MPGPLKGVSVLDLTGVVSGPFATMFLADQGADVIKIEPISGDITRRSRAAIDKKGEFSALFISSNRGKRSLAIDVKSDSGREVLAKLVAKADVLVQNFRPGTMERLGLGVEELRRRHPRLIYVSISGVGDTGPYVKKRVYDPIIQGLSGFADIQSQPVTNRPQMIRTIVCDKTTAVMTAQAVAAALYAREKTGNGDYIQVAMLDTMISYLWPESMSQYTVVGSEANSSDPNDRPDLVFKTSDGYLTCGTISDSEWQGFCQATGDPELAKDERFASPAGRSVNATARINRMQEYISQRTTADWLERLDAADVPCAPILRRSEIIHNEQVIARGLIAEIDQPTVGKVRQPKPAARFELNESKIAGPAPRIGEHSQEVLIELGYDEAAIKKMVVNKAVRLAS, encoded by the coding sequence ATGCCCGGTCCACTCAAAGGCGTAAGCGTGCTCGATCTGACGGGCGTCGTGTCCGGTCCATTCGCCACCATGTTTCTCGCGGATCAAGGCGCCGACGTAATCAAGATCGAGCCCATCAGCGGCGACATCACCCGCCGAAGCCGTGCGGCCATCGATAAGAAAGGTGAGTTCTCGGCGCTTTTCATTTCCTCCAACCGCGGTAAGCGCTCGCTCGCCATCGACGTCAAGAGCGACTCGGGGCGCGAGGTGCTGGCGAAGCTGGTCGCCAAGGCCGACGTGCTGGTGCAGAACTTTCGGCCGGGCACCATGGAACGCCTAGGCCTTGGCGTCGAGGAATTGCGTCGACGTCATCCGCGCCTGATCTACGTGTCGATCAGCGGTGTGGGGGACACGGGTCCTTACGTTAAAAAGCGGGTCTACGACCCGATCATCCAGGGTCTGTCAGGCTTTGCCGATATCCAGTCGCAGCCTGTGACTAACCGGCCGCAGATGATCCGCACGATCGTTTGCGACAAGACCACCGCGGTAATGACCGCTCAGGCGGTGGCCGCCGCGCTCTATGCCAGGGAAAAGACCGGGAATGGCGACTATATCCAGGTCGCGATGCTGGACACGATGATTTCTTACCTCTGGCCGGAAAGCATGAGCCAATACACGGTCGTCGGTTCAGAGGCAAACTCAAGCGACCCTAACGACCGACCCGATCTCGTATTCAAGACGAGCGACGGCTATCTCACCTGCGGTACAATCTCGGACTCGGAATGGCAGGGATTTTGCCAGGCGACGGGGGACCCCGAGCTCGCCAAAGACGAGCGCTTCGCTAGTCCCGCCGGGCGTAGCGTGAACGCCACCGCTCGCATCAACAGAATGCAAGAATACATCAGTCAGCGCACTACTGCCGATTGGCTCGAGCGACTTGACGCGGCCGACGTGCCTTGCGCTCCGATCTTGCGGCGGTCCGAGATCATTCACAACGAACAGGTCATCGCGCGCGGTTTGATCGCCGAGATTGATCAGCCCACCGTTGGAAAGGTGCGCCAGCCCAAGCCCGCTGCGCGGTTCGAGCTCAACGAATCGAAGATTGCCGGGCCGGCCCCGCGGATCGGCGAGCACTCGCAGGAAGTCCTGATCGAGCTCGGCTACGATGAAGCTGCCATCAAGAAGATGGTCGTAAACAAAGCCGTACGCCTGGCGAGCTAG
- a CDS encoding helix-turn-helix domain-containing protein, translated as MEAIGDWWSLLIIRNAFNGAQRFGEFQNELGIAKNLLSARLKKLVSHGIFAIEPIEGTAFNRYILTERGEKLSMVLVALWQWGSEHCFEPSELKDCIVDNDTGEPLGNLPIRESGGRIFRAEPLPHDQHQKPIGRGQVKSAGLRLQR; from the coding sequence TTGGAGGCCATAGGCGATTGGTGGTCGTTACTCATCATCCGCAATGCCTTCAATGGGGCCCAGCGCTTCGGGGAATTCCAGAACGAGCTCGGAATCGCAAAGAATCTGCTGTCCGCTCGCTTGAAAAAGCTGGTCTCGCACGGGATCTTTGCCATTGAACCGATCGAGGGTACGGCGTTCAACCGCTATATTCTCACAGAAAGAGGCGAGAAGCTCTCGATGGTCCTAGTCGCCTTGTGGCAATGGGGATCAGAACATTGTTTCGAGCCTAGCGAGCTGAAGGACTGCATCGTCGATAATGACACAGGGGAGCCACTCGGCAACCTGCCGATCCGCGAAAGCGGCGGCCGGATTTTCCGGGCCGAGCCGCTTCCGCACGATCAGCACCAAAAGCCGATCGGGCGAGGTCAAGTGAAGAGCGCCGGCTTGCGTCTGCAGCGTTAG
- a CDS encoding TetR/AcrR family transcriptional regulator — MAKAAQQPRVTKRSRGGAIPYHHGSLDEALLIAAERVLIRDGLAGLTLRAVAREAGVSHAAPRHHFGDLAGLVSELAAMSFRRLNARIAAAGTTGKTPTERRLAQVRAHIAYAQDQPAMYGLMFRIERLDMSRPSLQEAVNASFAGLADECVPGHPEKRPLSFDHAAAVAAAWSLAHGFSVLLLDGRLGKIIAQSQKGVTTEALLEAMLRKSVTQ; from the coding sequence ATGGCAAAGGCCGCACAGCAGCCCAGGGTGACAAAGCGTAGCCGCGGCGGCGCTATTCCCTATCATCATGGATCACTCGATGAAGCGTTGCTGATTGCGGCTGAGCGCGTGCTCATACGCGACGGACTTGCTGGGCTGACACTACGTGCAGTGGCCCGCGAGGCGGGCGTCTCGCACGCAGCTCCGAGGCATCATTTCGGCGATCTCGCGGGGCTCGTCAGCGAACTCGCAGCAATGAGTTTTCGACGCTTAAACGCCAGGATTGCTGCGGCCGGCACCACCGGCAAAACGCCGACAGAAAGGAGACTAGCGCAGGTGCGGGCGCATATTGCATATGCGCAGGACCAACCGGCAATGTACGGCCTGATGTTCCGCATCGAGAGGCTCGATATGTCGCGGCCGTCGTTGCAGGAGGCGGTCAACGCGTCCTTTGCAGGGCTCGCCGACGAGTGCGTCCCTGGTCATCCAGAGAAGAGACCTTTATCGTTCGATCACGCCGCGGCGGTCGCGGCAGCCTGGTCGTTGGCCCATGGTTTTAGCGTGCTCCTGCTTGATGGCAGGCTCGGCAAGATCATCGCCCAATCGCAAAAAGGCGTCACAACGGAAGCGCTGCTGGAAGCAATGCTCCGCAAGTCGGTCACGCAATAA